The region GGCTGGAGGGGTTCTGGGCCGTCGGCACCATCGTCATCGCCCTGACCGCCTGGCTTGCCAGCGTGAACGGCGCGGCCGAGGCCTGGCGCTGGATCTTTGCCGTGGCGGCCTTCCCGGCGCTGATCGGCTTCTGGCTGCGGCTGTGGCTGCCGGAATCGCCGATGTTCCTCGTGCGCCACGACCGGCAGGACGAGGTGCGCCACGTGATGAACCGGGTGCTGACCACCAATGGCAAGGCGCCGCTGCCCGAGGGTAGCCGCATCACCACCGCAAGCCATGACCCGGCCTCCGAGACCTCGATCTTCGCCCCGGCGCTGCGGGCGCGGACGCTGGGGATTCTGATCGTCTGGTTCCTCGTCTCGCTTTCTTATTACGGCGTGTTCATCTGGCTGCCGGGGCAATTGGCCGGCGAGGGCTTCGGTTTCGTGCGGGGCTATGGCTTCCTGCTGATCCTCGCGCTGGCGCAGGTGCCGGGCTATGCGCTGGCCGCCTGGGGGGTCGAGAACCTGGGACGGCGGGTGACGCTGATGGGTTTCCTGCTGGCCAGCGCGGCGGGCTGTTTCCTCTTCACCATCGCCACATCGGCCACGATGATCGCCGCCGCGCTGATCCTGATGAGCTTCGCGCTTCTGGGCACCTGGGGCGCGCTTTACGCCTTCACCCCCGAACTCTACCCGACCGCGCTCCGCGGCACCGGCATGGGCACCGCCAGCGCCATCGCGCGGCTGGGGGGCATTCTCGCGCCCAGCTTGCTCGGCGCGATCATCGCCAAGGGCTTTGGTCTTGCCATTGGCACATTTGCACTGTTGCTTGTGCTGGCGGCCATCGCGCTGGCGGTTCTGGTCAGGACCGAGACGCGCGACCGGGCCATCGGCTGAGCGACAGGAGGACGAGATGGGTCAACTGGTCAACGGCGTCTGGATGGACGAATGGTATGACACCGCCGCGCATGGCGGCGAGTTCGTCCGCGACACCGCGCGGCATCGCAACTGGATCACCGCCGACGGCACGCCGGGACCGACCGGAGAGGGCGAGTTCAAGGCCGAAAGCGGGCGCTATCATCTCTATGTCTGCTATGCCTGCCCCTGGGCGCACCGGACGCTGATCTTCCGCGCGCTGAAGGACCTGACCGGACATATCGACATCTCGGCCGTCCATCCCGACATGCTGGCCGATGGCTGGACCTTCGAACAGGATTTCCCCGGCGCCGATGGGGACCAGCTGTTCGGCAGTTCCTTCCTGCGCGACATCTACCTGCGCGACAATCCCAAGGCCTCGGGCCGGGTGACGGTGCCGGTGCTCTGGGACCGCGAGCGCGGCCGCATCGTCTCGAACGAAAGCGCCGACATCATCCGTATGTTCAACGGGGCCTTCAACCGGGTGACCGGCAACGAGGACGATTATTGGCCGGAAAGCCTGCGCCCCGAGATCGAGGCGGTGAACGAGCGCGTCTATGCCACGGTGAACAACGGCGTCTATCGTGCGGGCTTCGCCACCTCGCAATCGGCCTATGACCGGGGCGTCCGGCCATTGTTCGACAGTCTCGACTGGATCGAGGGGCTGCTGGGCCAGCACCGCTATCTGACCGGCGGGCGGGTCACCGAGGCTGACTGGCGCCTCTTCACCACCATCTGTCGCTTCGATTCGGTCTATCACACCCATTTCAAATGCAACCGCCGCCGGATCATCGACTATCCGAACCTCTGGGGCTGGGCGCGCGAGCTGTATCAATGGCCCGGCGTGGCCGAGACGGTGCGGCCCGACCACTACATCCGGCACTATTACTACAGCCACGCGACCATCAACCCGAACCGCATCATCCCGATCGGTCCGGTCGAGGACTGGACCGTTCCGCATGCGCGGGGGTAGGAGGCGGTCCATTACGGCGACGCACGAGGCCTCGCCCGATTGACCGACCCCTGGCCTCGACCTAGATTCCCCTAGCAGCCCGTTTCCGCCTTCCTCGCACAAGGAGCAGTCCCGATGGCCATCCGCAGCATCCTGACGAATTACACCGGCTCGGGTGGTGGGGCTGCGGCCCTGCGGCTGGCGGTACAGATGGCGCAGAAATATGACGCGCATCTGACCGGGGCCGTCTGGCAGCCGCAGAACCCGCTGCGCCGCCGCGCTGGCGCCATCTTCACCCGCGAGATCGACCGCATCCTCGATCAGGCAGAGGCCGAGTTCGTCGAGGAACGCCGCGCCGCCTTCACCGCCGCCGTGACCGAGGCCGGGCTGCTGGATCGCTCGGATTTCCGCGTGCTCTCGGGCAAGGGTGACAGCATCACCGAGGCCGCGCGGGGCCATGACATCCTGACCATGGGCGGCGCGGCCGAGGGCAACGCGGGCGGTGATTTCGCCGTGCGCCCCGACGTGGTGGCGCTGCGCTCGGGCCGGCCGGTGGTGATCGTGCCGGCAAGCTATCAGAAGCCC is a window of Paracoccus zhejiangensis DNA encoding:
- a CDS encoding MFS transporter, which encodes MTITIDEALTRGGIGRFQWRLLGIFGLVWAADAMQVISVGFSAPSIAASFGLSVPQAIQYTGTLFFLGMFVGAYLFGRLADRIGRRRVLLITVAADAIFGLAAAFAPSLGALMALRFITGMAVGGTLPVDYAMMAEFLPPKNRGRWLVWLEGFWAVGTIVIALTAWLASVNGAAEAWRWIFAVAAFPALIGFWLRLWLPESPMFLVRHDRQDEVRHVMNRVLTTNGKAPLPEGSRITTASHDPASETSIFAPALRARTLGILIVWFLVSLSYYGVFIWLPGQLAGEGFGFVRGYGFLLILALAQVPGYALAAWGVENLGRRVTLMGFLLASAAGCFLFTIATSATMIAAALILMSFALLGTWGALYAFTPELYPTALRGTGMGTASAIARLGGILAPSLLGAIIAKGFGLAIGTFALLLVLAAIALAVLVRTETRDRAIG
- a CDS encoding glutathione S-transferase family protein, encoding MGQLVNGVWMDEWYDTAAHGGEFVRDTARHRNWITADGTPGPTGEGEFKAESGRYHLYVCYACPWAHRTLIFRALKDLTGHIDISAVHPDMLADGWTFEQDFPGADGDQLFGSSFLRDIYLRDNPKASGRVTVPVLWDRERGRIVSNESADIIRMFNGAFNRVTGNEDDYWPESLRPEIEAVNERVYATVNNGVYRAGFATSQSAYDRGVRPLFDSLDWIEGLLGQHRYLTGGRVTEADWRLFTTICRFDSVYHTHFKCNRRRIIDYPNLWGWARELYQWPGVAETVRPDHYIRHYYYSHATINPNRIIPIGPVEDWTVPHARG
- a CDS encoding universal stress protein, which produces MAIRSILTNYTGSGGGAAALRLAVQMAQKYDAHLTGAVWQPQNPLRRRAGAIFTREIDRILDQAEAEFVEERRAAFTAAVTEAGLLDRSDFRVLSGKGDSITEAARGHDILTMGGAAEGNAGGDFAVRPDVVALRSGRPVVIVPASYQKPAILETALLAWDGKRAAARALADAMHILGTKEKVTVLGIGEGLPPDYAADVLRLMALHGIEAELLIRPAAGAGIGPTILDACTETGAGLLIMGAYEHSKFSEDLLGGVTRDILEQAQLPVLMSH